One part of the Aurantibacillus circumpalustris genome encodes these proteins:
- a CDS encoding PorP/SprF family type IX secretion system membrane protein — protein sequence MKKILIIVMSVLFLFQGLNAQQDPQYSLYQFNQMIINPAYAGARDALAIIALRRDQWVGFPGAPKTMVLSIHAPIANKNIGIGLSVVRDDIGPRSTTGFYGNFAYILKLNQKFKLSFGLNGGYNSYNFNFDEIDFKKDEVPAELSKNLTKGTLDINAGLFLRSKSFFVGFSASHINSPKVYSYETASINQGKFTYKEFTHLFFSLGNSFVFSENLVFAPTILLKQVKSDFGMDINCNFFLYKRLWLGAFYRSEYGPGALVQFYATDKLRFGLSYDTGLGNASKLGSSFEVMIGFDFAPTKAKMINPRFL from the coding sequence ATGAAAAAAATATTAATAATTGTAATGAGTGTGCTCTTCCTTTTTCAGGGACTAAATGCACAGCAAGATCCTCAATACAGCCTTTACCAGTTTAATCAAATGATTATTAATCCAGCTTACGCGGGTGCGCGTGATGCATTAGCCATTATAGCATTAAGGCGAGATCAATGGGTTGGTTTTCCTGGGGCGCCAAAAACAATGGTTTTGAGTATTCACGCACCTATAGCAAATAAAAATATAGGCATTGGTTTAAGCGTGGTAAGAGATGATATAGGGCCAAGGAGCACAACTGGTTTTTACGGAAACTTTGCATACATTCTTAAACTTAATCAGAAGTTTAAACTCTCGTTTGGATTAAATGGTGGCTATAACAGTTATAATTTTAATTTTGATGAAATAGACTTTAAAAAAGATGAGGTTCCTGCTGAATTATCTAAAAATTTGACCAAGGGCACATTGGATATTAATGCGGGATTGTTTTTAAGATCCAAGTCGTTTTTTGTTGGATTTAGTGCCAGTCACATTAACAGTCCTAAAGTATATTCCTATGAAACTGCTTCTATAAATCAGGGAAAATTTACCTATAAAGAATTCACCCACTTGTTTTTTAGCTTGGGAAATTCATTTGTGTTTAGTGAAAATTTAGTTTTTGCTCCAACCATCCTTCTTAAACAGGTGAAGAGTGATTTTGGAATGGATATCAACTGTAATTTCTTTCTTTATAAGCGATTGTGGTTAGGAGCTTTTTATAGATCTGAGTATGGCCCAGGAGCTTTAGTACAATTTTATGCTACCGATAAATTAAGATTTGGTTTATCTTACGACACTGGATTAGGTAATGCAAGCAAACTAGGCTCAAGTTTTGAGGTAATGATTGGTTTCGATTTCGCCCCAACTAAAGCAAAAATGATTAACCCTAGATTTTTATAA
- a CDS encoding gliding motility-associated C-terminal domain-containing protein, which translates to MKKILLLTAIAANSAVFAQSPIISPQVINSAGNERQIGTTGIYITDNIGEPFTEMIGSGSLYITQGYIQPEVITIGGFTANVNVNHVSCDDKQDGEIIVRVLKPLQVANYQVTYSWSPTSTCTANCDSIVNLTAQTYTVKILITYTNNIGTTKTDSLTKVVPVLSTGGPCLVKVYHGITANNDGDNDVFTVDHIEDFPKNRLLIFSRWGQQLADITGYDNNSRSWPSKDKLDNLLPSTYFYILDLGDGSKPMKGWVELIKN; encoded by the coding sequence ATGAAAAAAATATTATTACTAACCGCAATAGCCGCGAACAGTGCTGTATTTGCCCAGAGTCCCATAATTAGTCCCCAAGTGATTAACTCTGCAGGAAATGAAAGGCAAATTGGCACTACTGGCATTTATATCACCGATAATATAGGTGAACCCTTTACCGAAATGATTGGTTCAGGATCCTTATACATCACGCAAGGGTACATTCAACCAGAGGTTATTACAATTGGTGGCTTTACTGCGAATGTAAACGTAAATCACGTAAGTTGCGATGATAAACAAGATGGTGAAATTATTGTTCGCGTTTTGAAGCCCTTACAGGTGGCAAACTATCAGGTTACATATAGTTGGTCACCTACAAGTACCTGTACAGCAAATTGTGATTCAATTGTTAATTTAACGGCTCAAACCTATACAGTCAAAATTTTAATAACCTATACAAATAATATAGGAACCACAAAAACAGATTCCTTAACCAAGGTAGTTCCTGTATTAAGTACAGGCGGCCCTTGTTTAGTAAAAGTGTATCACGGTATTACCGCTAACAACGATGGAGATAACGATGTGTTTACAGTAGATCATATCGAAGATTTCCCAAAAAACAGATTGCTTATTTTTAGTCGCTGGGGACAACAGTTAGCCGATATTACCGGATATGATAATAATTCGAGATCATGGCCAAGCAAAGATAAGTTGGATAATCTGCTGCCAAGTACTTATTTTTACATATTAGACCTCGGAGATGGAAGTAAGCCAATGAAGGGTTGGGTTGAATTAATTAAAAACTGA